The window CAGCGCCGCCGGCACCTCGGTGAAGCCGCCGGTGCCGGCTTTGAGGTAGAGCGCCGTGTCGACGACGACGAACTCCACCTCGACGAGCTGGCCGAACTGGCGGATGCTCGCGGTGCCCTGGGCGGACCCGGTGCTGGTGAGGTCGCCGTCGCCGGTCTGGACGACGAGGTCGGGCAGGGTGCCGGTGACGGCGAGCGAGAAGTGCGCGCTGGACACCGCTGTCATGGCCGTGGCGGAGCGGCTGATCAGCTCGGACGCCGACGGGGCCACGGTCGGCGCGGCCGACGGTCCGGTGCCGTCCGGCGAGGATCCCGACGAGCACCCGGTGATCGACAGGATCGACGTCAGCGCCGTGGCCAGCAGCCACCGGTGTCGGGCTCGAACGTGCATGACCGTCCTCCGTCGGGCCGGAGGATGACCGGCGTCGAGCGGACAGTACCGCAGTCGACGTCCGCCTCCCCGCTGTTCCGGCTGGACCGGGACGGGCCGCACCGCCCACCGCCGGACCCCCGGCCGTCCGGTCCGCGGTCACCGATGCCGATTGGCCGGCCGCACCGCCGGACCCTCGGCCGTCGGGTCCGCGGTCACCGACGCCGACCGGCCGGCCGCACCCGCCCGACCCCCGGCCGTCCGGTCCGCGGTCACCGATGCCGATTGGCCGGCCGCACCGCCGGACCCCCGGCCGTCGGGTCCGCGGTCACCGACGCCGACCGGCCGGCCGCACCGGCCGGACCTTCGCCGTGCGGTGGGACCGGGCGGACCGGCCTGGCCCAGCGGGCGCTGTGGGGGTGTCGGTCGGTGCCGGCGGTCAGGACGCCGCGGCGGCGTGACTGACCAGCGCCTTGCTGAACGCGGGCAGGTCGTCGGGGTTGCGCGAGGTGATGAGGACCCAGCCGTCGGTGTCGTCCACGTGCACCTCCTCGTCGACCCAGGTGCCACCGGCGTTGCGGACGTCGGTCTGCAACGACGGGTAGCTGGTCAACGTCCGGCCCCGCACCGCGCCGGCCTCGACCAGCGCCCACGGGCCGTGGCAGATGGCCGCGACGACCGTCCGGCTGGACACCGCGGCGGACACGAAGGCGACCGCTTCCCCGACCGTGCGCAGGGTGTCGGCGTTCACGGTGCCGCCGGGGATGACGACCGCGTCGTAGTCGGCGATGTCGGCGTCGGCGATGACCCGGTCCACCGGGTAGGCCTCCGACGGCTCGAGATCGTTGTTCACGGTGGACACCTCGCCCGCTTCGGGGGCGATCAGCACCGGTGTGCCCCCGGCGTCGATCACGGCCTGCCACGGCGTGGTCAGCTCCGGCTCCTCGATGCCGTGCTGGGAGGTCAGGAACGCGATGGTCTTGCCGGTGAGTTCGGCCATGAGGACTCCTTCGGATCAGGGGACCCCGGCATCCTTCGTCCGGGGCACTGCTGTGGTGCCCGATGGGGGGCCGGGCCGAAACCCGCCGGCGTGTCCCACGGCCGGGCGTGCGTCGTGGACCGTTGCGGCGCCCAGGGTCCCGATCGTCGTCGCTTCCGCGGCGACGACGGGTGGGTGCCCGAGGGCGCTCGCGCACACCCGCCGGCACCGCTCGCGCCGCGGTGGCCGTGGACCGCGCCGTGACCGGGCTCCACCGGAAACGCCGGGTGTGCGGGCGCACCGGGCGTTCCGGGGTGACGGACGGCGCGATCAGCCGGTCGTGGGCGTCGCCGTGGCGTCGCCGGGTTCCGGCGCACCCGGTCCACCGGAACCGGTCGTGGGCGCCGGGGGCGCATAGTCCAGCGGGATGCCGTCGGCTCCGGGTGGGCCGCTGACGAACGGCGGCGGATCGTCCACGTCGATGGACGGGTTGGCGCAGGTCGCGTTGAGCTCCGGCGTCGAGTACGGGTTGCGCAGCATCGCCAGCAGGAACTGTTCGAAGCGGGGATCGGCGCTGGAGTCCAGCGGCAGCTGATGTCCCCAGGCCTGCAGGGACAGCGGGGTGGCGAGTCCGGGGTAGGGCGTCATCACCAGGTAGGACACCTGCGGCACCAGCGCCTCGAGGTTCGCCCGCTCGTCGGCGGGGAGGCCGTCGGGGTCGTAGGCGATCCAGACCGCGCCGTGTTCGAGGGCGTGCACCATCATCTCGTCGCGGACCGGCGCGGAGTAGACGACGCCGTCGCAGGCCGCCCAGGCAGGGTCGTGCGGCCCGCCGACCGGGGGGTACCGGTCGTAGGCGACGCGGTCCGGGGCCGCGAAGTGGTAGCGCTGCGCGTAGAGCGAGGGCGCTCCGACGTAGACACCGTCGATGTCCACGGTGGGGTCCGGATTGGTCTCCGAGGGCAGCCAGCGGTCGTGCGAGTCGGGGTTCGTCGCGTCCGGGGAGGCGGCCGTCGACCCGTCGACCCCGCCGGCGGCGGTGGGTCGTCCGTCGACCGTCGGCGAACACGCCACCGTCAGGGCGACCGTCGTCAGGGCGACGGCGAGGCGCCGGGCGTGGGCACGGCGGTACGTCCGGGTCACAGCTACTCCTCCGTCGGGCCGTTCCCAGTGTGCCAGGCGCCCCGGACGTGACTGTGCGTCACCGGAACGGTGGCTCCCGCCGCGTCCGGCTCCACCCGTGCGGCCGGCGGAGGGCACCGCATCCGCGGACAGTGACCGGATCTGCGGGCGAGATTCACTCATCGTCACGTTGTCTTACTGTCCGTTACTCGGTTCAATGGGGTGGTGGTCACGTGCGGTGACCACCGGCCGTCCGTCGGCCCCGGACCAGGAGATTCCCGTGCTCAGATCCACTCCGACACCGGGCGCCGTCGTCCGCCGTCGCGGCACCCGCCGTGTCGTGACCCTCGTGGCCTCGTCGCGAGTGGTGGTCGCATCGTGAGTGGTGGTCGCATGGTGAGTGACGGAGCGGCCGCGGCGCCGGGAGCCACCGTCGCCCGCCGCCGACCCGCCGTCTGGGCGGCCCTGGACAGTGCGCCCGGCTACCGCCGGGTGGCCGGTACGGGGGTGTCGTCGCTGCTGGCGCTGGCCGCCGGTGCCGCCGTCGGGGTCGTGGCCCTGACCACCGACTCGACCCCGACGGTGGACCCTGCCGTGCTCGACATCGGCGCCTCGACGCCCACGGTCCCCGGCGGGGTCCCCGCCGACGGCTGGCTGCCGGTCCCACGGCTGCTGCTGATGCCGTTCACCGCCCTCGTCGGCACGCGGCTCGCGGTGACCCTGCTCGGCGTGGCCTGTCTCGTGGTGGCCGCGGCGGCGCTGTACCGCCTCACGGTGCGGATCTCGCTGGGTCGTGGCGGCCGGATCGCCGCGCTGCTCGTGCTCGTGGCCGCGCCGACCACGCTGTACCAGGAGACGACCACCACGACCGGCCCGGTGCTGATCGCCGCGCTGCTGGCCACCGTGGCCGGCCTGGCGCGTTGGGCACGGGTCAAGCGGACCCCGTCCGGCGGTGAACTGGCCATCTTCGCCGGCATCCCCTGCGCGATCGCCGTGCTCACCCGGTACGAGGGCTGGCTGCTGCTCGTCGGCGGCGTGGTGTTCATCGCGCTGGCCGCGCACCAGAAGGGTCGCGGGCCGCGGTTCGCGTTGCGCATGATCGCCTCGTTCGCAGCGGTACCGGCCGTCGGTGTGGCGTGGTGGCTGGCGTACAACTTCTCCACCCGCGGCACGGCCTTCGCCGGCGCCCCCGACGCGGCGGCCGCCCTCGGCCTGCCGTCGACGACCACCGCCGAGGTGCCGCCGCAGGGTCTGCTGCGCAGCATGACCGAGGCACTGCCCGCCGACGTCACCGGTGCGGTCGCCGTGGTCGTCGTGCTCATCGGTGTCGCCGCCGCGGTGCTGCGGTACCGATGGTCGGACCGGCTGTGGGTGGTCGGCCTCCTCGGCGCGGTGGCCGCCGCGGACGTCGTCGTCCTCAGCGGTGCGCTGGCGGCCGGTGGCCCGGGCTGGGTGGGTCGTACCGCACTGCCGGTCATCCCGGCGCTGGCCCTGACGACGGGTCTCGCGGTGGACTTCGCCCGCCGGGCCGTCCGTGCCCGCAGCGCTGTCACCGCGGTGCTGCCCGCGGCGCTGGCCGTCGCGTTGGTCGGCACGGCCGTCGGCGTGCGGCCCGGCGCCGACGACCACGCGGCCGCCGGGCCCGTCGCCGCACCGTCGGTCACCGGACCGTCCACCGCCGGATCGTCCGCTGCCGCGCCCGCACCGTCCACCGCCGCTCCAGCACCGCTGACCGCGGTACCAGCACCGCTCACCGCTCCGCCAGCGCCGGCCGGCCCCGACCGAACGGACCTCCCGTGACCGACACCGCCGTACCGGACCTCGCCGCGACGCCCGTCGCGGCACCGGCCGCCGACGTCGGGCCCGACCCGGTGTCGGACGGCTACCGCGAATACGCCCCGCTGCTCACGGCCAGCCCCACCGGAGCCGCCGGAGAGGCCAACTTCGCCGCCTGGGTGCCGCGTACCCCGCTGCCGCCCGTGCTGCCCCGCGAGACCGGGGGCCTGCTGGTCGCCGGCGGTCACATCACGCAGGAGCAGCTCGACCGGGCGCTCGAGGCGTCGCGCACCCAGGGCGGGTACGTCGGCGAGCACCTCGTCGCCCGCGGCGACATCCACGCGCTCACGCTGTACCGCGTCCTCGCCACGCTCTGGCAGGCACCCCTGGTCGACCTCGCCCACGAACGTGTGGACGAGGAGATGTTGCGCGGCATCGGGTCCCGGCAGATCCTCGCCCAGGGCTGGATCCCGGTCCGCCG is drawn from Nakamurella deserti and contains these coding sequences:
- a CDS encoding LppX_LprAFG lipoprotein translates to MHVRARHRWLLATALTSILSITGCSSGSSPDGTGPSAAPTVAPSASELISRSATAMTAVSSAHFSLAVTGTLPDLVVQTGDGDLTSTGSAQGTASIRQFGQLVEVEFVVVDTALYLKAGTGGFTEVPAALAGQVYDPTAILDPERGVAAVLTSTTGLSAVTEADGSYTVSGTVPEKVAASLTPGITTDVAGTFVVDAASSRTSSVSFSTTGSDGQPATVTLQLGDFDKDLAITAPAVS
- a CDS encoding DJ-1/PfpI family protein: MAELTGKTIAFLTSQHGIEEPELTTPWQAVIDAGGTPVLIAPEAGEVSTVNNDLEPSEAYPVDRVIADADIADYDAVVIPGGTVNADTLRTVGEAVAFVSAAVSSRTVVAAICHGPWALVEAGAVRGRTLTSYPSLQTDVRNAGGTWVDEEVHVDDTDGWVLITSRNPDDLPAFSKALVSHAAAAS
- a CDS encoding DUF3105 domain-containing protein; translated protein: MTRTYRRAHARRLAVALTTVALTVACSPTVDGRPTAAGGVDGSTAASPDATNPDSHDRWLPSETNPDPTVDIDGVYVGAPSLYAQRYHFAAPDRVAYDRYPPVGGPHDPAWAACDGVVYSAPVRDEMMVHALEHGAVWIAYDPDGLPADERANLEALVPQVSYLVMTPYPGLATPLSLQAWGHQLPLDSSADPRFEQFLLAMLRNPYSTPELNATCANPSIDVDDPPPFVSGPPGADGIPLDYAPPAPTTGSGGPGAPEPGDATATPTTG
- a CDS encoding glycosyltransferase family 39 protein produces the protein MVSDGAAAAPGATVARRRPAVWAALDSAPGYRRVAGTGVSSLLALAAGAAVGVVALTTDSTPTVDPAVLDIGASTPTVPGGVPADGWLPVPRLLLMPFTALVGTRLAVTLLGVACLVVAAAALYRLTVRISLGRGGRIAALLVLVAAPTTLYQETTTTTGPVLIAALLATVAGLARWARVKRTPSGGELAIFAGIPCAIAVLTRYEGWLLLVGGVVFIALAAHQKGRGPRFALRMIASFAAVPAVGVAWWLAYNFSTRGTAFAGAPDAAAALGLPSTTTAEVPPQGLLRSMTEALPADVTGAVAVVVVLIGVAAAVLRYRWSDRLWVVGLLGAVAAADVVVLSGALAAGGPGWVGRTALPVIPALALTTGLAVDFARRAVRARSAVTAVLPAALAVALVGTAVGVRPGADDHAAAGPVAAPSVTGPSTAGSSAAAPAPSTAAPAPLTAVPAPLTAPPAPAGPDRTDLP